The following DNA comes from Bradyrhizobium sp. SK17.
ATTTCGGCCAACGGCGATGCCGAGATCGGCAAGTTCCTCGCCGACGCCATGAAGAAGGTCGGCAACGAGGGCGTGATCACGGTCGAGGAAGCCAAGTCGCTCGAGACCGAACTCGACGTCGTCGAGGGCATGCAGTTCGACCGCGGCTACATCTCGCCCTACTTCGTCACCAACGCCGACAAGATGCGCGTTGAGATGGACGACGCCTACATCCTGATCAACGAGAAGAAGCTCTCCTCGCTGAACGAGCTGCTGCCGCTGCTCGAGGCCGTGGTGCAGACCGGCAAGCCGCTGGTCATCGTCGCTGAAGACGTCGAAGGCGAAGCGCTCGCCACCCTCGTCGTCAACCGCCTGCGTGGCGGCCTGAAGGTCGCGGCCGTCAAGGCTCCGGGCTTCGGCGATCGCCGCAAGGCCATGCTGCAGGACATCGCGATCCTGACCGGCGGCCAGGCCATCTCGGAAGACCTCGGCATCAAGCTCGAGAACGTCACGCTGCAGATGCTCGGTCGCGCCAAGAAGGTGATGATCGACAAGGAGAACACCACGATCGTCAACGGCGCCGGCAAGAAGGCCGACATCGACGCTCGCGTTGCCCAGATCAAGGCGCAGATCGAGGAAACCACCTCGGACTACGACCGTGAGAAGCTCCAGGAGCGTCTCGCCAAGCTCGCAGGCGGCGTCGCGGTGATCCGCGTCGGCGGCGCGACCGAAGTCGAGGTGAAGGAGCGCAAGGATCGCGTTGATGACGCGATGCACGCGACCCGCGCGGCTGTCGAGGAAGGCATCGTCCCGGGCGGCGGCGTCGCCCTGCTCCGTGCTTCCGAGCAGCTCAAGGGCCTGCGCACCAAGAACGACGACCAGAAGACCGGCGTCGAGATCGTGCGCAAGGCGCTGTCGGCTCCGGCTCGCCAGATCGCGATCAACGCCGGTGAAGACGGTTCGGTCATCGTCGGCAAGATCCTGGAGAACAAGACCTACAATTACGGTTTTGACTCCCAGACCGGCGACTATGCCGACCTGGTCAAGAAGGGCATCATCGACCCGACCAAGGTCGTGCGCACCGCGATCCAGAACGCTGCCTCGGTTGCCGCGCTGCTGATCACCACGGAAGCGATGGTTGCCGAGCTGCCGAAGAAGAACGCCGGCGGCCCCGCGATGCCTCCGGGCGGCGGCATGGGCGGCATGGACTTCTAAGGTCCAGCCTCTCAAGGCGATCCACGGAATGCAGAACCCCGGCAGCGATGCCGGGGTTTTTGCTTTTGGAGTGAGTGTTGATTTGACGTTCGAAGCGACGATACCATCCGCCGTCATTCCGGGGCGCGCGCAGCGCGAGCCCGGAATCCATAACCACGAGTGTCGAGATGGCCTACTACGTCTATCTCCTTGCGAGCAAAAAGCACGGCACACTCTATCTCGGTGTAACAAACGATCTCGTGCGTCGCGTCCACGAACATCGGACGAAGGCGGTTAAAGGCTTTACATCGCGATATGGCGTCGACAAATTGGTTTGGTTCGAGATTTACGAAGACGCAACCACCGCGATCACTCGCGAGAAAGAGCTCAAGAAGTGGCGGCGCGATTGGAAGACCCGGCTCATTGAGGAGCAAAACCCGGGATGGGTTGATCTCTATCCGGGGATATCCACGTGATAGCCGTGGTTATGGATTCCGGGCTCGCGCTGCGCGCGCCCCGGAATGACGAACGTGAAGGGCCGCCCGTGGGCGGCCCTTCTTGTCATGCGCTCTCGGGCGCCTTGAGGCGGACCAGCTTGGTCAGCAACGCATCGAGGCCCTGCCCGTCGCCGGCGTGCAGGTCGATGCGGCCGACCTTCTCGACCAGGCGCTCCAGCGACTCGAGCTCCTTGAGCCGCAGCAACAGAGGGTTCTCCTCCATCAGCTTGGCGGTGTTGAGGAGCGAACGCGTCGCCGCGGTCTCCTCCTGGCGACGGATCAAATTGGCCTTCGCCACCCGCTCCGCCTCCACCACCTTGTTGACCAGCTCGCGGATCTCGCCGGGCAGGATCACGTCCTTGACGCCGAGTTCGGTAACCTCGACGCCAGAGCCCGCGACACGGTCGCGGACATAGTCGCGCAACTCCTCGTCGAGCGCCGTCTTCGCAGACAGCACCTCGTCCAGCGTGCGGCCGGCCACCGCCTCGCGGATCGCGAACTGCACCAGGCGGTACAGCCACGCATCCACGTCGGGCACCGTGGCCACGACCCGCTCGGGATCGACGATCCGGCGGAACGCGGTCAGCGTCACGCGCAGCGCGATGCGGTCCTTGGTCAGCATCTCCTGCGCCGTGATCTCGATCGCCTGGGGACGCAGGTCGAGGCGCTTGACCTCGATCTTGCGGCCCGCGATCCAGAACGCGTGCCGGCCGGGCGCGAGCCGCTCGACCAGCTTGCCCTCGACCGTGAGCAAGCCCGCCTCGTGGTTCTCGACCACCGCCTCGGTGATGACGCCGGCCCGGTTGGGCTGGATCATCGCGAGGTGGCGCGCCGTGACCCTGGGATCGCTGGTCACGTCGATGCGCTCGACATCGACCACGGTCGCGACCT
Coding sequences within:
- the groL gene encoding chaperonin GroEL (60 kDa chaperone family; promotes refolding of misfolded polypeptides especially under stressful conditions; forms two stacked rings of heptamers to form a barrel-shaped 14mer; ends can be capped by GroES; misfolded proteins enter the barrel where they are refolded when GroES binds), coding for MAAKEVKFSVEARDKMLRGVDVLANAVKVTLGPKGRNVVLEKSFGAPRITKDGVTVAKEIELEDKFENMGAQMVREVASKSADAAGDGTTTATVLAQAIVKEGAKSVAAGMNPMDLKRGIDLAVEAVVADLQKNSKKVTSNEEIAQVGTISANGDAEIGKFLADAMKKVGNEGVITVEEAKSLETELDVVEGMQFDRGYISPYFVTNADKMRVEMDDAYILINEKKLSSLNELLPLLEAVVQTGKPLVIVAEDVEGEALATLVVNRLRGGLKVAAVKAPGFGDRRKAMLQDIAILTGGQAISEDLGIKLENVTLQMLGRAKKVMIDKENTTIVNGAGKKADIDARVAQIKAQIEETTSDYDREKLQERLAKLAGGVAVIRVGGATEVEVKERKDRVDDAMHATRAAVEEGIVPGGGVALLRASEQLKGLRTKNDDQKTGVEIVRKALSAPARQIAINAGEDGSVIVGKILENKTYNYGFDSQTGDYADLVKKGIIDPTKVVRTAIQNAASVAALLITTEAMVAELPKKNAGGPAMPPGGGMGGMDF
- a CDS encoding GIY-YIG nuclease family protein → MAYYVYLLASKKHGTLYLGVTNDLVRRVHEHRTKAVKGFTSRYGVDKLVWFEIYEDATTAITREKELKKWRRDWKTRLIEEQNPGWVDLYPGIST
- a CDS encoding slipin family protein, encoding MTWHFLTTKLTVKDGERALLTRDGRLEQVLGPGRHRLFDPLHELKAELFSVVRSEFPADRFAVIKAARPDLADELFAAVETKANEIAIVSLDGRPVQLMTPWQTRVYWKVATVVDVERIDVTSDPRVTARHLAMIQPNRAGVITEAVVENHEAGLLTVEGKLVERLAPGRHAFWIAGRKIEVKRLDLRPQAIEITAQEMLTKDRIALRVTLTAFRRIVDPERVVATVPDVDAWLYRLVQFAIREAVAGRTLDEVLSAKTALDEELRDYVRDRVAGSGVEVTELGVKDVILPGEIRELVNKVVEAERVAKANLIRRQEETAATRSLLNTAKLMEENPLLLRLKELESLERLVEKVGRIDLHAGDGQGLDALLTKLVRLKAPESA